From Roseateles sp. SL47:
GCGGCCTTCAACCGGCATCTGCTGATGCGGGTGGATCCGTCGCAATGGAGCAACCCGTCCACCTATTACGGGGCAGGGCCGGCCAACTACTACTCGAAGTTCTGGCACGACCACAGCATCGACGGCCTGGCCTACGGTTTCTGCTATGACGATGTGCGCAGCCAGAGCACGCTGCTGGAGCACCCGACTCCGCGCGGCATGTTCATCACCGTCGGCTGGTGAGTGGCGGCCCGGCTGGGAAGCCGGGCAATATGCCGGGCAACACGCCGCGCTGCGGCTCGGCGCCGTCTCTGCCGGGCCTAGCGGGTCTAGCGGGCTGCAGGTTGCAGACGCGCCACCTCGTCCACCGGGGTGGCGCCGAAATAACGCTTGAATTCGCGGCTGAACTGCGAGGCACTTTCATACCCCACACGGGTGGCGGCCACACCGGCCTTGGCGCCTTCATTCAGCATGATCAGCCGCGCCCGATGCAGCTTGTAGCTCTTGATGTATTGCAGCGGCGAGGTGTTGGTCACCGCCTTGAAGTTGTGGTGGAACGCGCTGACGCTCATGTTCACCATCTTCGCCAGTTGCTCCACACTGAAGGTGTCGGCGTAGTGGGTCTCGATGTGCTTGATCACCTTCGAGATCATGCCGAACTGCGTATGCCGGTTGACCAATGCATGCAGCGCGGCGCCACTGTCACCAAACAGCACGTGATAGAGGATCTCCTGGACGATCAGCTTGCCCAGGAAGCGGGCATCACGCGGCTGCTTCATCGCGTCGAAAAGACGTTCGATGGCGCAAAGCAGTTGGTCGGTGTAAGGAGCACCATTGATGCCGGACGATTCGGACGGCGCGGCCAGCGCATCCACATGCTCATGGCCGACATCCGACAGCACCGATTGCAGCAGCGCTGCATCCACACCGATGGAAATGCCCACAAACGGCGCTGACTTGCTGGCGATGGTCTCGCATTCAAAGGGCAGGGGGACCGTGAGCAGC
This genomic window contains:
- a CDS encoding AraC family transcriptional regulator, producing MSVMLDDQVRRSIIAQAISFSTGAFASPSPIPGVKILYTDQSHPRTPVLYEPMIVIVMQGAKVGYLGDRTFRYDAQRYLLLTVPLPFECETIASKSAPFVGISIGVDAALLQSVLSDVGHEHVDALAAPSESSGINGAPYTDQLLCAIERLFDAMKQPRDARFLGKLIVQEILYHVLFGDSGAALHALVNRHTQFGMISKVIKHIETHYADTFSVEQLAKMVNMSVSAFHHNFKAVTNTSPLQYIKSYKLHRARLIMLNEGAKAGVAATRVGYESASQFSREFKRYFGATPVDEVARLQPAAR